From Dehalococcoidia bacterium:
AGCTGTACGTCAATTGAGCGCAGCCCTAGAAAACGCCAAGAGTCGTCACGATGAACCCGAAATCGCTTGCAGTTTGCATAACCTAGCCGCGGCGTACCGAGTGCTCGGAGACAACGCGAAGGCAGAGACTTCCTGCCGACAAGCATTGATTTCGCTTGAGAGGCTGTCGGGCGAGAACCGAAAGTCATTGCCA
This genomic window contains:
- a CDS encoding tetratricopeptide repeat protein, whose protein sequence is MKSFKVRIVVYLLCVLTLLSLFWLHVNSIKRHSAHEQQWSVLTDAALKCVSRGDYNRAVRQLSAALENAKSRHDEPEIACSLHNLAAAYRVLGDNAKAETSCRQALISLERLSGENRKSLP